In the genome of Betaproteobacteria bacterium, one region contains:
- a CDS encoding nucleotide sugar dehydrogenase produces MNITVIGTGYVGLVTGACLAEVGNNVTCVDSDRAKIQALEAGHIPLYEPGLEALVQRNVKERRLQFVTRLQEAIEDHDVYMIAVGTPPNEDGSAQLGAVLGVAEELGECVSSPCVVVTKSTVPVGTTEQVEAKIRTALARRGLDIAVDVVSNPEFLKEGDAVGDFMRPERIIVGTESARALQVMKELYAPVTRSHERLIAMTVRDAEFTKYAANAMLATRISFMNELAAICERVGVDIENVRVGIGSDRRIGYQFIYPGCGYGGSCFPKDVKALIRTALDNGVEPQLLQSVDRRNSAQKRVLFEKIHERFSRKLDGLVFGVWGLAFKPGTDDMREAPAIPLLEGLIQAGAKVRAYDPVAHEMAARVLPSEWFESGQLELAEHQYDALEGADGLVLVTEWKPFRQPDLRAMRRIMRQHVVFDGRNQYDPDQMAEAGFEYFGIGRRK; encoded by the coding sequence GTGAACATCACCGTCATAGGAACAGGCTACGTCGGCTTGGTCACCGGGGCATGCCTGGCAGAAGTGGGCAACAACGTCACCTGCGTGGATAGCGATCGGGCCAAGATCCAAGCGCTGGAAGCCGGGCATATTCCGCTCTACGAGCCCGGCCTGGAAGCGCTGGTGCAGCGAAACGTCAAGGAACGCCGACTGCAGTTCGTGACCCGCCTACAGGAGGCCATTGAGGATCACGACGTCTACATGATCGCCGTGGGGACGCCTCCGAACGAGGATGGTTCCGCCCAACTCGGCGCAGTCCTTGGCGTGGCCGAAGAGCTTGGCGAATGTGTTTCGAGCCCATGCGTGGTGGTGACGAAGTCGACCGTTCCGGTCGGCACGACGGAGCAGGTCGAAGCAAAAATCCGCACGGCCTTGGCACGACGAGGGCTCGATATCGCGGTCGACGTCGTAAGCAACCCGGAATTTCTCAAGGAGGGCGATGCCGTCGGCGATTTCATGCGCCCGGAACGGATCATCGTGGGTACCGAAAGCGCCCGAGCGCTGCAGGTGATGAAGGAGCTTTATGCTCCAGTGACCCGCAGCCACGAACGGCTGATCGCCATGACGGTGCGCGATGCCGAATTCACCAAGTACGCGGCGAACGCCATGCTGGCGACGCGGATCTCGTTCATGAACGAACTTGCGGCCATTTGCGAACGGGTCGGCGTCGACATCGAAAACGTGCGCGTGGGCATCGGCTCGGATCGGCGCATCGGCTACCAGTTCATCTACCCGGGCTGCGGATACGGCGGCTCCTGCTTTCCCAAGGATGTCAAAGCGCTCATCCGCACGGCCCTCGACAATGGAGTAGAACCGCAACTTCTGCAATCGGTGGACCGCCGCAATAGCGCGCAAAAGCGCGTGCTGTTCGAGAAGATCCACGAACGCTTTTCGCGCAAGCTCGATGGGCTCGTGTTCGGGGTCTGGGGCCTGGCATTCAAGCCGGGAACCGACGATATGCGCGAGGCGCCGGCGATTCCCTTGCTCGAAGGCCTCATCCAGGCGGGAGCCAAGGTTCGGGCGTACGATCCGGTGGCCCATGAAATGGCTGCTCGCGTATTGCCGTCCGAGTGGTTCGAGTCGGGGCAGCTCGAGCTCGCCGAGCATCAGTACGATGCGTTGGAAGGCGCCGATGGCCTCGTGCTGGTCACCGAATGGAAGCCCTTCCGT